From Ignavibacterium sp.:
GCTTTTGGAATAAACTTAAAAGTCTTTTCTTCTTTTTCAGTTTCATTGTTTGTTTTTCAATATTCTGCCAGAGGCCTGCAATTGACCTTTTTGTATTTTTCATTTTATTAAAATGATGATGAATTGCTACGATTTTGAATACATCTCTATCATTAAATTTTTTCAATAAATCATCAATCTTGTTAAAGTGTTTTAGTTTCACTTCTCCATTAGAAGCAAATGAGTTTTTATACTTTGAATATTCGGCTATCGAATTAATTCCGAGTATAATCACATTGTCCAAATCTTTGATGAAAGGAAATTGACTTTCTTCATTTGCTACAATAGTACCATAAAAAGTTTCTTTAAAGATTTCTTTGAACAAATTCACTTTAGCATCATAGTCAACTTCTTTACATCTTTCAGGGAAAGAAAAAATATCAACAGGTTTTTGCGGTCCTCCGAAAATATCGTGATTGCCAGGAATTAAAGTAAGATTTAGATGAGATGAAAATCCAAATTTATTCAACATTCTTTTTAGGATTAGTAAATCGCTTTCATCTGCATTATCAGTTAAATCACCTGTAATAATTAAATGCTCTACAGATTGTGATGAAATATATTTTAGCAGTCTCTTAACACGTAAAAGATTCGAGTCTTTGAACAGAGTGTTCAAGTGAAGGTCAGAAATGTGAGCGATTTTCATTTTAAGTCCTTAATTGTATGAAGATAAATTTTAAACTTGAATTTGTAGTTGTTTTTTCATTTCGTTTGATAATTTTTTCTCGTTCACTTCTAGATATCTTTTTCTTTTGTTTTCTTTCAGATAATTCAAATCAAGTATTATAAATGCATCAACACAATTGCTAAAATTAGTATCAATATTAAATCCTGCAAACTGAATTCCTCCTGGCATACATAAATCAGAATACTGTTTGAATAAAGTCGGAATCGAAAAACCAAGATTACTCAGAAGGTTTTTCAATAAAATCATTTCTTTATTGTAATCATTATGGGTAAATAAATTTTCAAATAAGGATTTTGATTCAGCTGATACAAAATATTGATTGTGCGGAGAAACAAGCTCCTTTTTTGGAGGAAACCATTTTGAATAAAACTGAATGATTAAATCTTTAGCTTCAGGTGAATAGTTATTACTCATGCTAACAGGACCAAATAAATATCTGATATTCTGATTTGTTAATAAATATTTCCCGATACCTTGCCAGAGATAATCCAGTGCTAAAGAGTTCCAGTACTTTGACTGAATAAAGCTTCTTCCCAATTCAATGGCATTAAAAAGATATGGAATTAATTCATCATTGAACTTGAAAAGAGTTGAAGAATAAAATCCTTCAAAACCATGATTTTTTATGATAAAACTTCCTTCAGCAAACCTGTATGAACCAACAATTTCAAGCTGGTTATCATCCCATAAAACAATGTGTTTATAATGCTTATCAAACTTATCTGAATCTTTTTTACTTCCTGTTCCTTCTCCAACTTTTCTGAAAGTTAATTCTCGCAGGCGTGCAATTTCCCTGATAACATTTTTACTCTTGTCATACTCTACAAGAAATATTTTTTTGAAGTCTGTAGTCTCGCCGAGTAATTGATTTGAGAAAAGTTCGCTTCTAATCTGTTTTGTTGATACCGGATGAATGATATTCTTTTCAGTCTCAAAAATTCCTTTTTTATTTTTTGCAATCAGATAAAGATGCTTCTTTAACGACTTTGAAAGGAAATCTATTCTCTGATATTTGGTATTTAGTGCTTTAGGCGAAATCGGATGACCAATCTTTAAATCAAATACTTTATTCCGTTTGTTGAATAACTCATACGGCAGCAAGAACATTGAAAGTTTTTTGCTTAAAAGGGAAGTGAAGTAAAATAAAAGTGAATTTCTTCCTTTGATATAAACCGGTAAAACCGGTGCCTGAAATTTATCCGCAAAATAAACTGCACCTTTATTCCATTTTTTATCTTTTATTCCATTGATTGTTAATCG
This genomic window contains:
- a CDS encoding metallophosphoesterase is translated as MKIAHISDLHLNTLFKDSNLLRVKRLLKYISSQSVEHLIITGDLTDNADESDLLILKRMLNKFGFSSHLNLTLIPGNHDIFGGPQKPVDIFSFPERCKEVDYDAKVNLFKEIFKETFYGTIVANEESQFPFIKDLDNVIILGINSIAEYSKYKNSFASNGEVKLKHFNKIDDLLKKFNDRDVFKIVAIHHHFNKMKNTKRSIAGLWQNIEKQTMKLKKKKRLLSLFQKHNIDIVLHGHIHYNEFYERKGIAFLNAGASTVGYTGKSLRVNIIKVEPDKTHCELHKLTESGEVKIEDLFRKEYQTILRLSPI
- a CDS encoding lysophospholipid acyltransferase family protein, whose protein sequence is MNHISIKDIIYSKSPGFLSKYPSFISDLFFSLLNRLLFVPRINRFISEHGDKTGIEFIDELFDQLDISYRISSKDREKIPSEGKLIIVANHPLGGLDGLVLLKLISEVRSDIKIIANDVLMNLKNISEFFLPFDLLSKKDLKKNYELISETIKKEFAIIIFPAGEVARLTINGIKDKKWNKGAVYFADKFQAPVLPVYIKGRNSLLFYFTSLLSKKLSMFLLPYELFNKRNKVFDLKIGHPISPKALNTKYQRIDFLSKSLKKHLYLIAKNKKGIFETEKNIIHPVSTKQIRSELFSNQLLGETTDFKKIFLVEYDKSKNVIREIARLRELTFRKVGEGTGSKKDSDKFDKHYKHIVLWDDNQLEIVGSYRFAEGSFIIKNHGFEGFYSSTLFKFNDELIPYLFNAIELGRSFIQSKYWNSLALDYLWQGIGKYLLTNQNIRYLFGPVSMSNNYSPEAKDLIIQFYSKWFPPKKELVSPHNQYFVSAESKSLFENLFTHNDYNKEMILLKNLLSNLGFSIPTLFKQYSDLCMPGGIQFAGFNIDTNFSNCVDAFIILDLNYLKENKRKRYLEVNEKKLSNEMKKQLQIQV